The proteins below are encoded in one region of Nilaparvata lugens isolate BPH chromosome X, ASM1435652v1, whole genome shotgun sequence:
- the LOC120354772 gene encoding cyclin-dependent-like kinase 5, protein MSSMEVVECLDKYQKLELIHYGKFASVCFGKLKNRPHPATVAIKQNFRFGLAEIRAYKDLKNCDKILKVFDICDNYKTIVLELCMSSLYELLGCQSLCLPQQKNVIHQFLNALEAIHSKNFVHRDVKSANLLMTFDGVLKIADLEGMLENNVNMANFKAGTPGFTPPEVLISTSTLAVNISMDLWSAGITLFEILTNVSKDLIDHVKMSEIRSITNVFGCVAGPYLSSLPGYEEYYEWAKFYEERNLADTLRLLMAENTQAEMDIIEKLLKVEPSERASVSQLLESDFFSVEPLPSADLTEAIEGFMRNQNIERPPPHDEPELNWDNIVLPDEEPLSPPHDDTPSNDDTFLDWKNIVLQIKAYSVLIPMEKKRKTKNSICEGLGFKKLSIVT, encoded by the exons ATGTCATCAATGGAGGTGGTGGAGTGCTTGGATAAGTATCAAAAACTAGAACTGATTCACTACGGGAAGTTTGCTTCTGTTTGTTTTGGAAAGTTGAAAAACAGACCCCATCCTGCGACAGTTGCGATTAAACAAAATTTCAGATTCGGTTTGGCCGAAATCAGAGCCTACAAAGATTTGAAAAACTGTGACAAAATTCTAAAAGTCTTCGATATATGCGATAATTACAAAACAATCGTATTGGAGCTATGCATGAGTAGCTTGTATGAATTACTTGGATGTCAATCGCTCTGCTTGCCACAACAGAAAAACGTtatacatcaatttttgaatgcCTTAGAAGCTATCCATTCAAAAAATTTTGTGCACAGAGATGTTAAATCGGCAAATCTCCTGATGACTTTCGACGGAGTATTGAAAATTGCTGACCTGGAAGGGATGCTTGAAAATAACGTCAACATGGCAAATTTCAAAGCTGGTACCCCTGGATTCACCCCACCTGAAGTTCTTATAAGTACCTCAACTTTGGCTGTGAACATCAGTATGGATTTGTGGTCGGCTGGCATAACTCTGTTTGAAATATTGACAAACGTCAGTAAAGACCTTATTGACCATGTCAAAATGTCTGAAATAAGATCTATTACTAATGTTTTCGGATGTGTTGCTGGACCATATCTGTCCAGTTTACCTGGTTACGAAGAATACTATGAATGGGCCAAATTTTACGAGGAAAGAAATCTTGCAGACACACTGAGATTACTGATGGCAGAGAACACTCAAGCCGAAATGGATATAATTGAGAAACTTTTGAAAGTGGAGCCGTCTGAGAGAGCTTCAGTCAGTCAACTGCTCGAatctgattttttttctgttgagCCCCTTCCGTCTGCAGACTTGACAGAGGCCATTGAAGGCTTCATgcgaaatcaaaatattgaaagacCAC CACCACACGACGAACCTGAACTAAATTGGGATAATATTGTACTTCCAGATGAAGAGCCACTCAGTC CACCACACGACGATACACCATCAAACGACGATACATTCCTcgattggaaaaatattgtactcCAGATTAAGGCCTACTCAGTC ttgATTCCcatggagaagaagagaaaaacaaaGAATTCAATATGTGAAGGATTAGGATTCAAGAAGTTATCAATAGTAACATAA
- the LOC111046088 gene encoding kxDL motif-containing protein CG10681 → MATETTPESDIGSIECFQNYTAPEVFIQGLAGIVDQQDVESMIRAQKQMLQRFEKTNEMLLNCNSLSVNRLKVASAELKKHTQLLVEIRKDLDGVFKRVRNLKTKLGDQYPDAFAATFGHTDWFLLCLVENGTTIDLLIFTGHYFLFTADGSGLQKEDINESPIKRMANSSSDDSENSNNDSSPYTSDTG, encoded by the exons ATGGCAACTGAAACAACTCCAGAAAGTGATATAGGAAGTattgaatgttttcaaaattatactgCCCCAGAAGTATTTATTCAAGGCTTGGCTGGCATTGTAGATCAGCAAGATGTTGAGTCGATGATTAGAGCTCAAAAACAGAT GCTGCAGAGGTTCGAGAAAACAAACGAGATGCTGCTCAATTGCAATTCGCTGTCGGTCAATCGCTTAAAAGTTGCTAGTGCTGAATTGAAAAAGCATACCCAACTTCTTGTTGAGATAAGGAAAGACTTGGATGGAGTTTTCAAACGAGTGAGAAatctaaaaacaaaattaggGGATCAGTATCCAGATGCATTTGCGG ctacatttggacaCACTGACTGGTTCCTACTCTGTCTTGTTGAAAATGGAACAACCATAGATTTGCTT ATATTTACTGGACACTATTTCTTATTTACAGCTGACGGGAGCGGACTGCAAAAAGAAGATATCAATGAAAGCCCCATCAAGCGTATGGCAAACAGTTCATCAGATGACAGTGAAAATAGTAACAATGATTCATCACCTTACACGTCTGACACCGGGTGA